In Cryptomeria japonica chromosome 10, Sugi_1.0, whole genome shotgun sequence, a genomic segment contains:
- the LOC131041758 gene encoding probable glucan endo-1,3-beta-glucosidase A6, which yields MPMLRFIFCWLLLAFLGCFSDVCYTMKYKIGVNYGQLGNDLPSPQEVVPMLQKMNVGMVKLYDANPEILKALSNTGIKVSVMVRNEDIANVSSNQSFANNWVKRNVIYFYPGTRIITVLVGNEILSDYGHNQTWYQLVPAMRKIRQALLRYNLHHIRVGTPSAMDVLNTSFPPSAGVFRNDIAESIMKPMLKFLNRTKSSFFVDVYPYFPWSSDPKNITLDYASFDDDAKNYTDPSGLVYTNLLDQQLDAVIAAMSKLGYGDIRLTIAETGWPNAGDLNQLGANIFNAAHYNRRLVRRMLADPPLGTPSRPNQFIPVFIFSVFNENQKSGPGTERHWGLLYPNGSRVYEIDLTGKLTDSQYMALPPPPPPYRGKLWCVVDLKANMSALPDAITYACSQGNNTCIDIQPGKPCYQPSSVVRHASYAFNSYWQQFKNSGASCYFNGAATMVTKNPSYGSCRYPYN from the exons ATGCCGATGCTGAGATTTATCTTCTGTTGGCTCCTCCTGGCCTTCTTAGGATGTTTCTCAGATGTTTGCT ATACAATGAAGTATAAGATTGGGGTCAACTATGGGCAACTTGGCAACGACCTGCCCTCTCCACAGGAGGTAGTCCCCATGCTCCAGAAAATGAATGTCGGCATGGTGAAACTCTATGATGCAAATCCAGAAATTCTCAAGGCCCTCTCGAACACTGGTATCAAGGTCTCTGTGATGGTTAGAAATGAGGACATAGCCAATGTCTCAAGCAACCAGTCATTTGCAAACAACTGGGTTAAGCGCAATGTTATTTACTTCTACCCTGGAACCAGAATTATTACTGTACTGGTAGGGAATGAGATTTTATCAGACTACGGCCACAATCAAACATGGTATCAGCTAGTACCTGCAATGCGCAAAATCAGGCAAGCCCTGCTTAGGTATAATCTGCACCATATCAGGGTAGGTACCCCTTCCGCCATGGATGTGCTCAACACTTCATTTCCTCCATCAGCTGGGGTTTTTAGGAATGATATTGCTGAATCTATTATGAAACCAATGCTGAAGTTTCTGAATCGAACCAAATCCTCATTTTTTGTTGATGTATACCCTTATTTTCCCTGGTCTTCTGACCCCAAGAACATTACCCTTGATTATGCAAGCTTTGATGATGATGCGAAGAATTACACCGATCCCAGTGGCCTTGTGTATACCAACTTGTTGGATCAGCAACTTGATGCAGTAATAGCTGCAATGAGCAAGCTGGGCTATGGAGACATTAGGCTGACAATAGCTGAAACTGGATGGCCTAATGCTGGCGACCTTAACCAGTTGGGGGCTAACATTTTTAATGCAGCTCATTATAACCGGAGACTTGTGAGAAGAATGCTTGCAGATCCTCCCCTTGGAACCCCTAGCAGGCCAAATCAATTCATCCCAGTGTTTATTTTTTCAGTTTTTAATGAGAATCAGAAGTCTGGCCCAGGGACTGAGAGGCATTGGGGTTTATTATACCCAAATGGATCAAGGGTTTATGAAATTGATCTCACAGGAAAGCTTACGGATTCTCAGTACATGGCTCTTCCTCCTCCACCCCCACCTTATAGGGGTAAATTATGGTGTGTGGTTGATCTTAAAGCAAATATGTCGGCTTTGCCAGATGCCATTACATATGCTTGTTCTCAGGGTAACAACACCTGCATTGATATCCAACCAGGAAAGCCTTGTTATCAGCCTAGTTCGGTTGTTAGACATGCATCCTATGCTTTCAATAGCTATTGGCAGCAATTCAAGAACTCAGGGGCCAGCTGTTATTTCAATGGAGCTGCAACAATGGTCACAAAGAACCCTA GTTATGGTTCTTGCAGATACCCATATAACTAA